A part of Setaria viridis chromosome 8, Setaria_viridis_v4.0, whole genome shotgun sequence genomic DNA contains:
- the LOC117866866 gene encoding regulatory-associated protein of TOR 1 isoform X3, which produces MALGDLMASRLVRSSSSPSPSPAAPPAPLPNHHHNHVTDDLPVANGPEPRNGLEPAEVEKPEPVAYLPHVVVLCEQRHEALDEAAAAAAGPSTTGLVSKWRPKDRMKTGCVALVLCLNISVDPPDVIKISPCARMECWIDPFSMAPPKALENIGKTLHSQYERWQPKARYKLQLDPTVEEVKKLCNTCRKYARSERVLFHYNGHGVPKPTANGEIWVFNKSYTQYIPLPITDLDSWLKTPSIYVFDCSAAGIIVKAFLERLDWSSSSSASSQKDCILLAACEAHQTLPQSAEFPADVFTACLTTPIKMALHWFCKRSLLRGSMDHSLIDQIPGRQNDRKTLLGELNWIFTAITDTIAWNVLPHDLFQRLFRQDLLVASLFRNFLLAERIMRSANCSPISYPLLPPTHQHHMWDAWDMAAEICLSKLPQLIADPNAEFQPSPFFTEQLTAFEVWLDHGSEDKKPPEQLPIVLQVLLSQSHRFRALVLLGRFLDMGPWAVDLALSVGIFPYVLKLLQTSAMELRQILVFIWTKILSLDKSCQVDLVKDGGHAYFIRFLDSLDAYPEQRAMAAFVLAVIVDGHRRGQEACINAGLIDVCLRHLQPENPHDAQTEPLLLQWLCLCLGKLWEDFPEARLLGLQSNAPEIVAFLLAETQPEVRASAVFALGNLLDMGSTSLNGVDDDSDDDEKLKAEINVVRSLLQVSSDGSPLVRSEVAIALTRFALGHNKYLKSVAAEYWKPQTNSLLKSLPSLANISSPNNVYSSNNIRQGSSGLASHIGPVLRVGSDSSATGRDARISTSSPIATSSIMHGSPQSDDSSQHSDSGILLKENASNGGLSYNRSRPVDSGIYSQFISTMCSVAKDPYPRIATIGRRALSLIGVEQVVMKNSRFNSGGTHQGETSAPPSNFGMARSSSWFDMNSGNFSIAFRTPPVSPPQHDYLTGLRRVCSMEFKPHPMNSPEGLAGPLLSSVAAPSNAELSILPQSTIYNWSCGHFSRPLLTGSDDNEEANARREEREQIALGCIAKCQRSSCKMTSQIASWDTRFETGTKAALLLPFSPIVIAADENEQIRVWNYDDALPVNSFQNHKLSERGLSKLLLINELDESLLLAASSDGNVRIWKNFTQSGGQKLVTAFSSVQGHRAAGRSIVIDWQQQSGYLYASGDMSSILIWDLDKEQLLNTIQSSGDSAISALSASQVRSGHFAAGFTDGSVRIFDVRSPDRLIYMARPHAPRTEKVVGIGFQPGFDPYKIVSASQAGDIQFLDVRRAAEPYLTIEAHRGSLTALAVHRHAPVVASGSAKQMIKVFSLEGEQLTIIRYQPSFMGQRIGSVNCLSFHLYKSLLAAGAGDNALVSIYAEENYK; this is translated from the exons ATGGCATTGGGAGATCTCATGGCCTCCAGGCTCGTCCGCTCCTCGTCctctccgtcgccgtcgccggccgcgcccccggcgccgctgccgaaccaccaccacaaccacgtcACGGATGACCTCCCCGTCGCCAACGGGCCGGAGCCCAGGAATGGGCTGGAGCCCGCCGAGGTGGAGAAGCCGGAGCCCGTGGCGTACCTGCCCCATGTGGTGGTGCTGTGCGAGCAGCGCCACGAGGCGCTCGacgaggccgcggccgccgccgccgggccctccaccaccggcctcGTCTCCAAGTGGCGCCCAAAGGACCGG ATGAAGACTGGATGTGTTGCACTTGTACTATGTTTAAACATAAGTGTTGATCCACCAGATGTAATTAAAATTTCCCCTTGTGCAAGAATGGAGTGCTGGATAG aTCCATTTTCTATGGCACCTCCTAAAGCCCTTGAAAATATCGGAAAAACATTGCACTCACAGTATGAGCGCTGGCAACCTAAG GCTCGTTACAAGCTTCAGCTAGATCCAACAGTGGAGGAAGTGAAGAAGCTTTGTAATACTTGCCGCAAGTATGCCAGATCAGAGAGAGTACTTTTCCATTACAATGGCCATGGTGTCCCAAAGCCTACAGCTAATGGTGAGATTTGGGTGTTTAACAAG AGTTACACACAGTATATTCCCCTTCCGATTACTGATCTTGATTCATGGCTAAAAACACCTTCCATTTATGTTTTTGACTGCTCAGCAGCTGGAATTATTGTGAAAGCTTTTCTAGAG CGCCTAGACTGGAGTTCTAGCTCCTCTGCATCTTCACAGAAGGATTGCATTCTTCTTGCTGCCTGCGAAGCACATCAAACACTTCCTCAGAGTGCAGAATTTCCTGCTGATGTGTTTACTGCTTGCCTTACAACACCCATCAAGATGGCATTGCACTg GTTTTGTAAACGATCATTACTCCGTGGTTCTATGGATCATTCTCTTATCGACCAAATCCCCGGAAGGCAAAATGACCGTAAAACTCTTCTTGGAGAGCTGAATTGGATTTTCACTGCTATTACAGACACTATTGCCTGGAATGTTCTTCCTCATG ATCTGTTCCAAAGGCTTTTCAGGCAAGATCTTCTGGTTGCTAGTCTCTTTCGCAACTTCTTGCTTGCTGAGAGAATCATGCGATCTGCGAATTGTTCTCCAATTTCTTATCCATTGTTGCCACCGACACATCAACACCATATGTG GGACGCATGGGACATGGCTGCTGAGATTTGTCTTTCCAAGCTTCCTCAGTTAATTGCTGATCCAAATGCAGAGTTTCAG CCAAGCCCATTTTTTACGGAACAGCTGACGGCTTTTGAAGTGTGGCTTGATCATGGTTCTGAGGACAAGAAGCCCCCTGAACAGTTACCTATAGTTCTTCAG GTCCTGCTTAGTCAATCACATAGATTTAGAGCACTTGTTCTGCTTGGAAGGTTTCTTGACATGGGACCATGGGCAGTTGATTTG GCCCTGTCTGTTGGAATCTTCCCTTATGTGCTCAAACTGCTTCAAACAAGTGCAATGGAGTTGCGTCAAATTCTTGTGTTCATATGGACAAAAATTCTCTCTCTTGATAAG TCGTGCCAGGTTGACTTGGTTAAAGATGGAGGACATGCATATTTTATCAGGTTTCTCGACAGTTTGGATGCTTACCCAGAGCAGCGTGCAATGGCTGCTTTTGTTTTAGCAGTTATTGTGGATGGGCATAGAAGGGGTCAAGAGGCCTGTATTAATGCAGGTCTTATAGATGTTTGCCTGAGACATCTGCAACCTGAAAATCCTCATGATGCACAGACAGAACCTTTGCTTTTGCAGTGGCTTTGTTTATGCCTTGGCAAACTCTGGGAAGATTTCCCTGAGGCTCGGTTACTTGGTCTGCAATCAAATGCACCAGAAATTGTAGCTTTTTTGTTAGCAGAGACACAACCTGAG GTCAGAGCTTCTGCTGTTTTTGCATTAGGGAATCTCCTGGATATGGGATCAACATCATTAAACGGTGTTGatgatgattctgatgatgacGAGAAATTAAAAGCTGAAATAAATGTCGTTCGAAGCCTTCTGCAGGTCTCTTCAGATGGTAGCCCCCTTGTTAGATCTGAGGTTGCTATAG cgCTTACTCGGTTTGCATTGGGTCACAATAAGTATCTCAAATCTGTTGCTGCTGAGTATTGGAAACCTCAAACCAATTCATTGCTGAAGTCGCTGCCGTCACTAGCCAATATAAGCAGTCCAAACAATGTCTACAGTTCCAACAACATTCGACAAGGCAGCAGTGGCCTTGCTTCTCATATTGGTCCTGTGCTAAGGGTTGGCAGTGATAGCAGTGCCACTGGCCGTGATGCAAGAATTTCTACGAGCAGCCCGATTGCAACAAGTAGTATCATGCATGGCTCTCCCCAGTCAGATGATTCTTCCCAACACTCTGATTCAGGCATATTACTGAAAGAGAATGCAAGTAATGGTGGTCTCAGCTACAACAGATCGAGACCTGTTGATAGTGGCATTTATTCTCAATTTATATCGACTATGTGTTCTGTTGCTAAAGATCCTTACCCAAGAATTGCAACTATTGGTCGGAGAGCACTGTCCCTTATAGGTGTTGAGCAAGTGGTAATGAAAAATAGTAGATTTAACAGTGGAGGTACACATCAAGGAGAGACATCTGCACCTCCATCAAACTTTGGCATGGCACGCTCTTCTTCCTGGTTTGATATGAATTCTG GAAACTTCTCAATTGCATTTAGGACGCCTCCTGTTAGCCCCCCTCAGCATGATTATCTTACAGGATTACGCCGAGTGTGTTCTATGGAGTTCAAACCACATCCTATGAATTCACCTGAGGGCTTAGCTGGTCCCCTTTTAAGCTCTGTTGCGGCTCCCAGTAATGCTGAGCTAAGTATACTTCCCCAATCAACAATCTACAACTGGAGTTGTGGTCACTTCTCTAGGCCACTTTTAACTGGTTCTGACGATAATGAAGAAGCCAATGctagaagagaagagagagaacaaATTGCATTAGGTTGCATTGCTAAGTGCCAGCGATCCT CTTGCAAGATGACAAGTCAAATTGCTAGTTGGGATACAAGGTTTGAGACGGGTACAAAAGCAGCATTATTGTTGCCATTCTCTCCAATCGTCATCGCAGCTGATGAAAATGAGCAAATAAG AGTGTGGAACTATGATGATGCGCTACCAGTGAACTCTTTTCAAAACCATAAGTTGTCCGAAAGAGGGCTATCTAAACTCTTGCTTATCAATGAGCTTGATGAGAGCTTGCTTTTAGCTGCCTCAA GTGATGGAAATGTACGTATATGGAAAAATTTTACTCAAAGTGGAGGACAAAAACTTGTAACTGCTTTCTCATCGGTTCAGGGTCATCGAGCTGCTGGTCGCAGTATTGTGATCGACTGGCAGCAGCAATCTGGTTATCTG TATGCATCTGGTGACATGTCTTCTATCCTGATATGGGATCTTGATAAAGAACAACTTCTCAACACCATTCAGTCATCTGGTGATAGTGCAATTTCTGCACTG TCTGCATCTCAGGTCCGCTCTGGACATTTTGCTGCTGGTTTTACTGATGGTTCTGTCAGGATATTTGATGTTCGTTCTCCTGATAG GCTCATCTATATGGCGAGGCCACATGCCCCAAGAACGGAAAAGGTTGTGGGCATAGGGTTTCAGCCTGGGTTTGATCCATACAAG ATTGTAAGTGCATCTCAAGCTGGAGACATTCAATTTCTTGATGTTAGAAGGGCAGCTGAGCCCTACCTGACTATTGAGGCACACAGGGGTTCCCTTACAGCCTTAGCTGTTCATCGGCATGCCCCAGTTGTTGCAAGTGGCTCAGCCAAGCAGATGATTAAAGTGTTCAGTCTTGAAGGAGAGCAGTTGACGATAATTCGGTACCAGCCGTCATTTATGGGCCAAAGAATAGGCAGCGTAAACTGCCTTTCGTTCCACCTGTACAAGTCACTCTTGGCCGCTGGTGCTGGTGATAATGCTCTAGTCTCCATCTATGCTGAGGAAAATTACAAGTAA